One Argiope bruennichi chromosome 5, qqArgBrue1.1, whole genome shotgun sequence DNA segment encodes these proteins:
- the LOC129968351 gene encoding E3 ubiquitin-protein ligase RNF126-B-like has translation MSLSLYTQLLRAVLEQLPEPAEVHVGEAYREEMVKLAKEMVPTIDLKLVPIISEELKSFARKKDGLQWFLWKTEGIPRLMEFAMTLYCNYDKHMSEMDKWTRLGELTIESIYSSPGPESCFGDCPICTEPLHRKITTSCGHNFHGECLEMWMRENLSCPMCRKNLCGYAWHRS, from the coding sequence ATGTCTCTCTCTTTATACACACAATTGCTGCGAGCAGTGCTGGAACAGTTGCCGGAGCCAGCAGAGGTTCATGTGGGTGAGGCCTACAGGGAAGAGATGGTGAAGCTTGCAAAAGAGATGGTACCAACTATTGATCTGAAGTTGGTACCTATCATCAGCGAGGAGTTGAAATCGTTTGCACGGAAAAAGGATGGACTGCAATGGTTTTTGTGGAAGACAGAAGGGATCCCCCGTCTGATGGAATTTGCCATGACACTCTATTGCAATTACGATAAGCATATGAGTGAAATGGACAAATGGACCAGATTGGGGGAACTAACCATAGAGTCCATCTACTCTTCCCCAGGGCCAGAAAGTTGTTTCGGAGATTGTCCGATATGCACGGAGCCTCTGCATAGAAAAATAACAACTTCATGCGGGCACAACTTTCATGGAGAATGTTTAGAAATGTGGATGAGAGAGAACTTGTCTTGTCCAATGTGTAGAAAGAACCTCTGCGGGTATGCTTGGCATCGTTCATGA